In Rhodothermia bacterium, the sequence AAGATCATCCCCAGCCACACTCACAATGGTGCTCGACATTAAGGCAAACACCCCCAAAGGCGCCATAAGCATAATGATATCCACCAATTTTATGACCACGTCATTCAGCCCATCAAAGAAATCCATAATGGGCTGTGCCTTAATCTTTGGAATTTGCAGCAAGCCTATCCCAAAGAAAATGGCAAAAAACACGACCTGAAGCATGTTGCGATTATCGGCCCCAGCTTTGAAAATATTGTCTGGAACCATATCAATTAAAATCTGAAGAGGGCCGCGTTCCCCCACCGTTGCGGCAGCGTCTTTGCTCGTCTGCACATTATCGGCATAAGTTGCCATCATGGACTCTCGCATCTCCGGTGGAACCTGATGCCCCGGCTGTAACAGATTGGCAATGATTAGCCCGATCGCAATTGCAACGGCAGTGGTTAAGATGTATAATCCTAATGTTTTGCCGCCAATACGCCCCAACTTCCGAATGTCAGCCAAGGAAGCTACGCCCATGATGAGCGAGGCCAGTACCAAGGGAACAGCAATAAGTTTGAGCAGGTTGATGAAAATGGTTCCGAAGGGCGTAATCCAATCCGCTGTAAATTCCTGCAAACCATTGGTTGCGGCCAAAACCCCATAGACCAAGCCCAAGATCAGCCCAAGGATAATTTGCCAGTGAAGTTGTTTGTACCAAGCCATAAAAATACCTATTATAATAATTGTGAACAAAGGGAAATGCTGTGCATAGCATGACCGAAGCAGGGCAATTTTAAAGCAGCCAAAGATAGCATAGACCACCAAGTATTCCACCAAAAAAAGTATTGGCCATATTTACACGGTCATTATTGATCCAAGTATAGCCACTGATAAGCCGATTTTCCAATTCGCCTGTATGTCGTCTTTCCACTTCAACGCCGGATGGATCGAGATACCTTGCCTGCACCGTTCCGCCCAAAATACTATCGAACAGCATGGCGGCAAAGCCTGCACCAATGACAATCGCAGCACCATGTAAAAAACTTGCTTCACCCAGGAAAGCGGCGGCGGAAAGCCAAACCACACTTGCCCCAGTAAAAGCGCCTAAGCTTCCGGCAACAGAGATGCCCCCTGAAATGCCCGGTAAAGCCGCCCTAAAGGTGGGGAGTTGCCAGGTTTTCCCTTGAAAGTATCCCCCAATTTCTGTCCCCCAAGTGTCTGCAGCGGCGGCGGCAAAAGAGGCCACATAAGCCCAATAGAAAACCTCTTGCTGAAAGAAAATATAGCAAACCAACATGGCCCATGCAAAACCACCATTCGCATAAACTTGTCCCGCATCTCGAAGCGAACTTTTCTCATTCTTCCCTTCGATGAGTGCTTTCCGTTGTTTGCCCCATTTAGACAACAAACTGGAAAGGATGAAGAACGTCACGCCCGGTAAACTCCACTTCCATTCCCCAAACCCAAAAACCGTAATCCCCAATAAAGCTACGGCGAAAGCGCCAGAAACGTCCAGAAAATGTAAGCGCCAAGCAGCATACGCAAACCCAATACCCACCAAAACCGAAAAAGCCAGATAATAGGCCAATCCATGATGATGGTTGATAAATACCAAGACCGTAAGAGCCGCCACAACCATAAAGAAATTGTCCCAACCGTCTCGACCTAATGCCTCTGCGAGCGTTGTCGTGATTGCCGTCGTAAAAGCGGTCAGCAAAATGGTGTCCCAACCCCACGTTAGGTGAAAACCATGCAGGTACAGGCAAATCAGCACCAATAAAAAAGCAGACAATGCAAAGGAGACAGAACCGGCTACCGACTTCTTGGCTCCGGCAACTTGGTATGGAATAGGTTTATAAAGACCCATACCCACCCAAGAAGCAAGTGGATCGGAAAAGGAAAGGACTAAAAACGTACACTGAATCGCGAAAATCCGCCCCTCGTCTGGACTCCAACTCGTCAGAAGGGCGAAGAGTAGGGCTAATGGAAAGGTTACAGTCCCCCAACTTTTTCTAGAAATACCGTGCATCCCCAAGAACCATTTCCGTTGTACAGCGACAAAATTGGCAACGACAAAGAGAAAAGCTAAAACATAAATCCAAAGCGGGCTTTCAAAAAGCATGGGCGAGAGTACAACAAACAAGCCTGTAAACGCATGTATAAGGCGACGTGTAACCTCGGCAGAAATATTAAGACGGGTATTCAACCATTCACCTATACTTACTAAGCCCAATAAAAACAAGAGACAAGAGAGGAAGATCGGGAGATCCGTCCACACTTCAGAACCCGAATTAAGCATACAAAAACAGTTCGACAGAATGCATGGGGGAGTGGTGGTCTAACCCTAAAATACAAATCCCTCCTTCAATTGCCAAGTAACCATGAAGCAGGTCTGGATTGTTTTTTTCGGGATGATTGTACTTTCGTGTTGTATTTCATAGATTAGAGTGGCCAATTATGCTGCCCTAATTAAATATTTCGGCGTCCAACCGTTCCGGTAGCCTTAAGACTTCCATGTCAAAATTTGTACACAACGCCATTTATCGCCTTAGCGACGCCTTAGCAGCATCGCTACATGATGAGCAGGCGCGTGCGACTCAAGCAGTCCAGCCCGCTCCGATACCCCAATCTACGCTGGACAACCTAAGCGAATTGGACAACCTCTTTCCGCGTCCTAGCGAGGCGTTGACGTTGGGGGATGCCCATACACAAGCACAGGATATTGTGCCACCGCCACTGCCTACAGAATGGAATACGACCACTTTTCCGGATGCGCCATCACTTTCCTCAACAGTACCCACATTTCCTCCAACACCGCCAATTACTGTTGCTGAACCAATGGAAGATCCGGTTTATCCTCCCATAAACGTGTTACCCGAAAATCCCATGCCAGACACCACAATTCCTGCTTATCCATCACCCAATTCCGGGCCTGAAGTGGACTTGAATGAATACCCCGACGCTGTAAACTATAATACAGGTAATCCGAGTATCCCACAAGCGCCCTCCACAACCTCAATACCGGTAAATGTACCCTCCGGCCCCTTCGGAAGACCCTATGCGCTGCCGGAAGTAACGTATCAAACAGAAGGTGAAATGATCAATGAGGTGGTAGATCCGGGTTGGCGGAACAAAAAAAGTTGGATGTACTCGGCCTTGATCTCTTTGGCCGGTGTAGCTGGGATAGCGGCATTGGTTGTCTATGCTTACCTGACCTTAAATTATTATAGCCTCGCCCTTGCGATCACAGGAACGGGTGTGATTGCTTTCTTTACGACATTGTTTGCCGCAAATCGGCTCTCAAACTCGTCTGACTTAGACAAAGGGGAATACCGAAAAGCCATTACAACATCGTTTATTTTGGTTTATTTCTTGCTTATTGGCGCTAAAACCGCAACCGATACCCTTGAAACAAGCCAAATACAGTTGGGAACACTCCTTGATCAGTTTACCTATTTGGTTGGGATGATTGTGGGATTTTACTTCACATCAAGCATCGTTCGAGATTGGCGACAGACCGATTTGGATGCCGGAGACTTGCCATATTCTGAGGGCGAGGGTGGCTAAATCCTGCAAGACAACGCAAAAATGAAGCCCTTTAACAGGGGCTTTTTTGTATCCTAATAACAGGGGCTTTTTGTATCCTAAAGGTCTATGGATTGGCTCCGTACTTAGATCATTCTTCATTTACCTTTTGTTTTTGGGATGGCAAGATAGGTCAAGAAGTTCCTTAACTTTATTTTCTTATTTTTACAAATAAGCCGGAGCAAAAATGGGAATCATGCGTTTTAGATACAAGTTGTTATAGAAAAGATTCCTCCGCTCCTCTCTTTTATGATCCACCAGCTATGCCGCTTTTGCCGCTTAGCTTTTTTGTCATTCGGAAATGCAAAAACCCGAAAAGTTGACTTTTTTTGCTGGCCTATCCTTTGGGGTATTTATAACCGCCATGTACATCGGGGTTGGTGTATTTGTCTGGTTGTTTAACAGCAAACTGAAGATGATGTCGCCCGATATTGCACCTTGGGTAAGCGGCTTGTTTATCGTTTATGGTTGCATCAGAGGCTTCAGGGTCTATCGGGACTTTACACAGCGATAGCCGCCAAACAACAACGAAAGCCCACCATACGAAGAGACAATAAAATAAAAATCAATACGTTTCTGGCTTGCGTATCTTCCAGAGGTGTTCTGGAAAATGTCCACAACCAAAACCTATAAGGCTTGCGATGAAACGAGTTATTTGGATACTACTTTTGATGCCCTTTGTCTTCCTCGGTTGTACAAAGAAAGAGGAAGGTGTGGTTTTAGACACCATGACAAGTGGTAAAGTCAAAATTGTGGTGGATGAATCCTATAAACCTATTTTTGATACCCAGTTGGATGTCTTTCACTCGGATTATCCTGCTGCAAAAATCACCCCAATTTACCTCCCTGAAGCCGAGATGATGAACAAGTTTCTTGCGAGTGATTCGCTCCATGTTGCTGTTGTCTCTCGTGAACTAACGGCACAAGAAAAACAATACTTTGAGAAAATAAAAGTAGTACCCATCATCACCAAAGTTGCCAAAGATGCCATTGCACTTGTGGTTCATCCCTCGATGGGAGAGGTAAGCCTGACCGTTTCGCAATTAAAAGATATTTTCTCCGGAAAAATCCGTTCTTGGAGTGGCGTGGGCGCAAAAGGTGGCGACATAAAGGTGGTCTTTGATAACCCCAACTCCAGTTCAGCTCGGTATATCTCCGAACAGTTCACGGGAGGTGGAAAACTGCCAGACAATATTTTTGCCACGAAACAGACCTCAGATGTCTTAAATTATGTCGCAGAGAATGTGGGCGTGTTGGGCGTTATTGGGGTAAATTGGATTAGTGATTTGGATGACCCGACCAACCCTTCTTTCTCTAAAAAAATTGAAGTTGTTGCAGTAGCCAAATCGGAAGGCGAGGAGTATTTTAAGCCCTACCAAGCCTACATTGCGCGTAAAGACTACCCGTTAACGCGGGAAGTTTCGGTCATTAGTCGTGAAGGCCGGAGTGGATTGGGAAAAGGTTTCTCCTTTTTTGTGGCTTCAGATAAAGGACAGCGCATCATTCTAAAGTCTGGTTTGGTTCCTGCCACAGCTCCTCTGCGGCTTATTAAAGCCAAAAATGAATCCCCTTATTAATTAAACAAACCTTGTTAACTAAACAGCCTTTGTATTTTTTGGATTTTTAGTCATCCTTAACCCCAATAAACACATGGACAACATCAAAGCGTTCACAAAAAGCCTTCTAACCTTTCTTGTATTTTGGCTGGCCGTTCATCCGGTAGCGGCACAGTCGTTAAGCGAAGCCGAAAAGTTGCTGAGCTACGACCGTACCGAGGAGGCCATCACCATGCTGAAGTCTTTGGGTCAGGCATCCCCCGCTGATGTCCCGACGAACTTCGCTTTAGGAAAAGCCTTGTTGAACAATGGTGATCGCGATGGTGCAATTGCCGTATTCCAACAACTGGCTTCTGGCGCACCCAACACGGCTGGTCAATTACTTGGCGCAGCTCAAATTCTAATCTTGAATGGCAATGCCGCTGGAGCCAAAGCCAACTTAGATAAAACTGCACGCTTGGCAAAAAAAGATGCTGTATTGATGCGCATTATTGGGGAGTCTTTGCTTTTGGGAGACAAACCAGACCCCACTTTTGCACTGACCTTCTTGGAAAAAGCACGAAGCATGGCCAAAACCGATCCAGCGGTGTATAAGGCGATGGCGGATGCTTATGATGGCCAAAACAACGCTGGGAAGGCCGTTACGCAATGGGAATATGTTATGCAATATGCCCCCAACGACCCTATCCCGCACTATGAAGTGGGCAAAATCTGGCAAAGAGCGAAAAACAGCGATATGGCCATTGCTTCCTACACCAAAGCCAGTGCTTTAGACCCAAAGTTCATTAATCCCTTGCGCCGTATCCGAGACTTGTATTATGACAACAACCAATGGGCCGGAACTTTGGAAGTTTCTGAAAAAATTGTTGCTACAGGTTATGCAGACTTTGAAGACTGGCGCCCCTATGTAGAAGCGTCCTATTTCTCGCGTAATTGGGACACCTTGGTTCGGATTCTGCCGGGGGTTATTGAAAAATATCCCGATGAAAATTACCTCTGGCGTTTGTTGGGCTATGCACAATTTGAAAAGAGCAACTACCAAGCCGCATTGGATGCCATGAACACCTTTTTCCCAAAACAAGACCCTGAAAAAATTCTTGTTTCGGACTATGACTATACCGCTAAGATTTACGAAAGACTTGGGGCCGACTCTACCGCTGCTACCTACTACGAAAAAGTAGTAGAAATGGAACCAGAGACCAGAAAAGACCTCAATGGAGCCATTGCCAGTATCTATTTCAAAAAAAGAAAATGGGACAAAGCAGGGCATTACTTCTTGCGGAAGATTCAAACCTCGCCTGAAGTAAAAGACCAAGATGTGCTCTTATTGGGTTATTGCTATTTCTATGAGCAAAAATATCCTCAAGCAGATAGCACCTTCGGTAAAGTTGCAGAAATGCGCCCAGACTTGCCCGCAGCACCTTATTGGCAAGGTTATACCAAACAAATCCAAGAGGATAACCATAACCGTGCTAATAAACTAACCGATGAGATGGAAGGCTTTAAAATTGGGGCGGCCAAGGCTTCGTTTGATAAATTCATCGAATTGGCACAGGCCGACCCGACAAAGTACAAGTCGCAATTTACCCGCGCTTATCGGTACTTGATCTCGTACTACGGGGTCCAGAAGGACTTGGACAATACAAAGGCATACATCAATAAGTATCTCGCGGAAATTGATCCGAACAATGCCTTCTACAAAGAACTTCTGGGCAACCTAAACCAATACGGCTTCCAAACAACCGTTCAAGTTCCCAAAACGCCAACAACATCCAAAACCCCAGCAGGTGGGAAAAATACTTCAAAAACCAATGGCAAAGGCAAATAAGACCATTAACATAAACCGTTGTTGTTATGCCGATTTATGAGTATCGCAGGGAGGATGGGACAACCTTTGAGGTAAAACAATCCATCACGGAGCCGGCGCTCGAAACGTGTCCGGAAACAGGGCAGACCGTGAAAAGAATCATTAATGGCTCTGGTCTGATCTTTAAAGGGAGTGGGTTTTATCTTACCGATTATGCCCGTACAGGAAGCAAAAACGAAGTGACCGCAAGCCCCTCCAGCGAATGATGATCTGAATGAAGCCCCGTTTTACCGACGGGGCTTTTTTTGTTTAAGGCTTAAGAGGAACTCACGGAATGGTATCATAGATAGAAATTAGACTAATCTTCAAAGAGCTAATCCCTTTAATAGCAATAACATATTTGGTTGTGCCTGCCCTGATTCGCGGCGTTGCAACATGCTTTCTGGTATGAAATTAACCTCATGCTTCAGCTTGGGGTTTCGTGTAACTGTCCCAATCGCAGGCTTTAGCCATGAAAAAGAAGGCATGTCGTTTAATAGTAATGATTTAAAATCTAACATTCACGTTTGTTTAAGGAAGTGGGCAATATGGGCCATAGACGGCTCGTTTCTACCATACAACCATTCATTAAACACCTCTTTCTGCCATGAAAAAACCTTTTCTAAAGTGCTTGTTTTTCATCCTCTTGTCGCTACCAATAGGCATACAAGCACAAATTGCCATTGAAAGCAATGATGCGCCAATGTCGCGGTCGGCGATGAACAAGCCAGACGCCGCTTGGCGTCCATACGAAGTTAAGTCTATCGTCGTCAATACCCAATTACGGGATCAAGTCGCCGAAACACAGGTCACTCAAACCATCCACAACCCAAGTGGACGGGTGATGGAGGTAGAGCTGCTGTTTCCATTGCCGGACGGCGGGTCGGTACAAAGTTTCACGTTGATGGTTAATGGAAAAGAGATGCCCGGACGTTTATTGCCAAGGGAAGAAGCGCGGGGGATTTATGAGGAAATTGTCCGTCGTAAAAAAGACCCCGCCTTGATGGAGTATGCGGGCTACGGCTTGTATAAAACCAGTATTTTCCCCATTCCGGCGGGCGAAGATCGGACGATAACCCTAAAATTTACCCAGCTTTGTGCAAAGGAAAAAGGCATTGTCTCGTTTGTTTATCCATTTGGCACACAGAAATTTTCCGGAGGCCGGATTGGGAAAGTCGCCTTTAAAGGGCGGATCATCTCCACAGAACCACTTAAAACCATTTATAGCCCCACCGATCAACTCCACATAGAACGCTCCTCCAACCGTGAGGCCATTGTATCGTTCGAGGAAACCCATGTCCGCCGTGAACGCGACTTTAAGTTGACCTATACCGCCGAAGCTGGCGAAGTGGGGGCAACCGTATTAAGTTTCCGGCCAGATGATCGTCAGGATGGTTACTTTATGCTCCTTGCCACACCAGACGTCAAAACCGATCGTAGCCGGAAAGTTTTGCCCAAAACGGTCTTGTTTGTCTTAGACCGATCTGGCTCGATGGAGGGCAAAAAATTAGAACAAGCCAAAGAAGCCTTGAAATTTGTCCTGAATAACCTACGAGAGGGTGATTATTTTAACATTGTAGATTATGACGATGGTATCCGAACGTGGAAGCCTGCCCTTCATCCTTATAACGCCGATAACCGCCGCGAAGCCTTGCGTTATACCGAGGCCATCGAGTCGGGAGGGGGAACCAATATCCACAGCGCTCTGGAAAAGGCAATGGAGCAAATTCGGGACAACAAACGGCCTAATTATGTATTGTTCTTGACCGACGGCTTACCCACGGCCGGCAATACGAATGAGATGCAAATTGCCGAAAATACCCGCCGCAAGAACCAGCATCAGGCAAGGGTTTTTGCTTTTGGCGTGGGTGAAGATGTGAATGCACGGCTTTTAGACCGATTGGTAAGCGGAAATGGTGGACGTAGCGAATACGTGAGCCTCGACGATAATTTAGAGACCAAAATCGCCTCGTTCTATGCCGGAATAACGGCTCCGTTGCTCACCAATATTAAAGTGGACATGAACAATACGGACGTCAATCGGGCATATCCCAGTACCTTGCCTGACTTGTTTGAAGGTGGTCAGATTGTTTGGGTGGGGCGCTACGATAAATCTGGTAAGACACGGGTTAGCATTACTGGAAAAGTGGGGGACGAGACCAAAACATTCCGTTTTGAGGCCGAACTTGCCCGTGCATCGGATGGAGCCGAGCATAGTTATGTGGAAAAACTCTGGGCAACCCGCCGTATCGGAACCATTATTGATCAGATTGACCTGAATGGCCGTAGTGAAGAATTAGTGAGCGAATTGGTGAGCCTGTCTAAAAAACATGGCATTTTAACCCCTTATACCAGTTTCTTAGCCGATGAAGGGGTGGATTTCCGCGCGACGTCGGCGAATATGCAACGTGCCTATTCCGCCACCGAAGATCTTAACGAAACCTCTGGGGCTTATGCAAATGCGCAGCGTTCTGCCAAGCAAGACATGATGAACCAATCGGTGGTGACGGGCAATAAACCATTGGCCAAACGCAGTCCTATATCACCCTCATCTTCAAACCGAGGCGCTGGGGCTGCTCCCATAGTCCCCAAAGACGAAGAGACGCAACAAGAAACCTTGCAACAAGTGGGAACCAAAACGTTCTTCCTCCGCAATGGAACATGGATAGAATCCGAAATTACGGTAGAGGAAGAAAAAACGGCGACGGTGATAAAGATGATGACCGATGAGTATTTCACGTTTGCCCGAAACCAGACGCCAGAGGTCAATCGTTACCTAAACTTAGACCGAACAACCATCGTGAAGATTGGAAATCAGGTGTATCGGATAGAGCGATAATTTATTTCCTTCTGACTTTTGGGAGCCGGAGTGGTATTTGTTTATAGCCTCCGGCTCTTTTTCTTGACGCTGCCGATGTGTATCTTCCGGCTTTCCATCCAATGTATAAACGATGCACCAAAACGATCGCGTTTTTAACCGTCTGACCATTGTTGCGGCCTTGGGCTATTTTGTGGATCTCTACGACATGGCCTTGTATAACCTCGTCAAAAAAGAAAGCCTAATGGCCTTGGGCTTTGTAGGTCAGGCACTTACTGATGCCGAAATTTCGCTGTTTAGTTGGCAAAATGCGGGGATGCTCTTTGGTGGGCTTTTGTGGGGAATTGCGGGCGATAAACGTGGGCGACTTACGGTACTGTTTGGTTCCATTTTTTTGTATTCCTTAGCCAATATTGCCAATGCTTTTGTTACCGATTATTACACCTATGCGCTTTGTCGCTTGTTGGCCGGCATAGGCTTGGCGGGCGAACTGGGCGCTGGTATTACCTTGGTCTCGGAGTCTCTTACGAAAGAAAAAAGGGGATACGGAACCATGTTGGTAGTGGGCTTTGGTTTGCTTGGTGGGGTAACAGCCGCATTTTGTTCACGCTTTTTAGACTGGCAGACCAATTACCTTGTGGGCGGAAGTATGGGCCTGGTTTTGCTTTTGCTACGTATGGGTACTTTCGAGCCGAGCATGTTTTTAAGAACCAAAATGACTACCGTAGATCGTGGCAATTTCTTTATGCTTCTGCGGCAACCCCGTCTGGCTAAATACCTTTGGTGTATTACCATTGGCTTACCCATTTGGTTTTGCTCCGGTATTCTCATTGCTTTTGCCGATAGGTTGGCATTAGGAAGTGGGGTTATGGGTGCAATTACCATTGCAAACTCGGCTGTTTTTTATAATTTCGGGGTTTCCTCTGGCGATTTTTTAAGTGGTTGGCTAAGTCAGGTGTTTAAGTCTCGAAAACGGGTTATCTTCGGTTTTCAGTTAGGTTTACTTGGCATTATTTTTGCATACCTACTTTGGCCCGGTCTCCCGCAATGGGCTTTCTACTTGTTTACATGGCTTATCGGACTGGGAGCAGGTTATTGGGCGGTTTTTGTAACCAATGCTGCCGAGCAATTCGGGACGAATATCCGTTCAACGGTATCCAACACGGTTCCCAATTTTGTACGGGGCGCTTTGGTTCCTATGGGCTGGGCATTTGCCTTTTTATATCCCAAACTTGGCATGACCTATGCCGCCTTGGTGATTGGCGTGGCGGTGAGTCTTTTGGCCATGTTTGCTACGTTCCAAATAGAAGAAACCTTTGGCAAAGACTTGGACTATGTGGAAGAGTAGGCCTTAACCAATGGCGG encodes:
- a CDS encoding tetratricopeptide repeat protein; the protein is MDNIKAFTKSLLTFLVFWLAVHPVAAQSLSEAEKLLSYDRTEEAITMLKSLGQASPADVPTNFALGKALLNNGDRDGAIAVFQQLASGAPNTAGQLLGAAQILILNGNAAGAKANLDKTARLAKKDAVLMRIIGESLLLGDKPDPTFALTFLEKARSMAKTDPAVYKAMADAYDGQNNAGKAVTQWEYVMQYAPNDPIPHYEVGKIWQRAKNSDMAIASYTKASALDPKFINPLRRIRDLYYDNNQWAGTLEVSEKIVATGYADFEDWRPYVEASYFSRNWDTLVRILPGVIEKYPDENYLWRLLGYAQFEKSNYQAALDAMNTFFPKQDPEKILVSDYDYTAKIYERLGADSTAATYYEKVVEMEPETRKDLNGAIASIYFKKRKWDKAGHYFLRKIQTSPEVKDQDVLLLGYCYFYEQKYPQADSTFGKVAEMRPDLPAAPYWQGYTKQIQEDNHNRANKLTDEMEGFKIGAAKASFDKFIELAQADPTKYKSQFTRAYRYLISYYGVQKDLDNTKAYINKYLAEIDPNNAFYKELLGNLNQYGFQTTVQVPKTPTTSKTPAGGKNTSKTNGKGK
- a CDS encoding DUF92 domain-containing protein, whose product is MLNSGSEVWTDLPIFLSCLLFLLGLVSIGEWLNTRLNISAEVTRRLIHAFTGLFVVLSPMLFESPLWIYVLAFLFVVANFVAVQRKWFLGMHGISRKSWGTVTFPLALLFALLTSWSPDEGRIFAIQCTFLVLSFSDPLASWVGMGLYKPIPYQVAGAKKSVAGSVSFALSAFLLVLICLYLHGFHLTWGWDTILLTAFTTAITTTLAEALGRDGWDNFFMVVAALTVLVFINHHHGLAYYLAFSVLVGIGFAYAAWRLHFLDVSGAFAVALLGITVFGFGEWKWSLPGVTFFILSSLLSKWGKQRKALIEGKNEKSSLRDAGQVYANGGFAWAMLVCYIFFQQEVFYWAYVASFAAAAADTWGTEIGGYFQGKTWQLPTFRAALPGISGGISVAGSLGAFTGASVVWLSAAAFLGEASFLHGAAIVIGAGFAAMLFDSILGGTVQARYLDPSGVEVERRHTGELENRLISGYTWINNDRVNMANTFFGGILGGLCYLWLL
- a CDS encoding dicarboxylate/amino acid:cation symporter translates to MAWYKQLHWQIILGLILGLVYGVLAATNGLQEFTADWITPFGTIFINLLKLIAVPLVLASLIMGVASLADIRKLGRIGGKTLGLYILTTAVAIAIGLIIANLLQPGHQVPPEMRESMMATYADNVQTSKDAAATVGERGPLQILIDMVPDNIFKAGADNRNMLQVVFFAIFFGIGLLQIPKIKAQPIMDFFDGLNDVVIKLVDIIMLMAPLGVFALMSSTIVSVAGDDLGKLLQLLGALGIYCITVVGGLLIHTVVVYPAFLYGLSRFNIKKFFQAISRAQLVGFSTSSSGATLPVTMECAEEKLGASKEITSFVLPLGATINMDGTALYQGVATVFIAQALGMDLSFAAQLNVLLLAVMASIGTAAVPGAGVIMLIIILESVGVPSAGIALILGVDRILDMLRTVTNVTGDLMVCTVIAKSEGQLHEVVANPHADDVRLTAAE
- a CDS encoding zinc ribbon domain-containing protein, which produces MPIYEYRREDGTTFEVKQSITEPALETCPETGQTVKRIINGSGLIFKGSGFYLTDYARTGSKNEVTASPSSE
- a CDS encoding substrate-binding domain-containing protein, yielding MKRVIWILLLMPFVFLGCTKKEEGVVLDTMTSGKVKIVVDESYKPIFDTQLDVFHSDYPAAKITPIYLPEAEMMNKFLASDSLHVAVVSRELTAQEKQYFEKIKVVPIITKVAKDAIALVVHPSMGEVSLTVSQLKDIFSGKIRSWSGVGAKGGDIKVVFDNPNSSSARYISEQFTGGGKLPDNIFATKQTSDVLNYVAENVGVLGVIGVNWISDLDDPTNPSFSKKIEVVAVAKSEGEEYFKPYQAYIARKDYPLTREVSVISREGRSGLGKGFSFFVASDKGQRIILKSGLVPATAPLRLIKAKNESPY
- a CDS encoding VWA domain-containing protein codes for the protein MKKPFLKCLFFILLSLPIGIQAQIAIESNDAPMSRSAMNKPDAAWRPYEVKSIVVNTQLRDQVAETQVTQTIHNPSGRVMEVELLFPLPDGGSVQSFTLMVNGKEMPGRLLPREEARGIYEEIVRRKKDPALMEYAGYGLYKTSIFPIPAGEDRTITLKFTQLCAKEKGIVSFVYPFGTQKFSGGRIGKVAFKGRIISTEPLKTIYSPTDQLHIERSSNREAIVSFEETHVRRERDFKLTYTAEAGEVGATVLSFRPDDRQDGYFMLLATPDVKTDRSRKVLPKTVLFVLDRSGSMEGKKLEQAKEALKFVLNNLREGDYFNIVDYDDGIRTWKPALHPYNADNRREALRYTEAIESGGGTNIHSALEKAMEQIRDNKRPNYVLFLTDGLPTAGNTNEMQIAENTRRKNQHQARVFAFGVGEDVNARLLDRLVSGNGGRSEYVSLDDNLETKIASFYAGITAPLLTNIKVDMNNTDVNRAYPSTLPDLFEGGQIVWVGRYDKSGKTRVSITGKVGDETKTFRFEAELARASDGAEHSYVEKLWATRRIGTIIDQIDLNGRSEELVSELVSLSKKHGILTPYTSFLADEGVDFRATSANMQRAYSATEDLNETSGAYANAQRSAKQDMMNQSVVTGNKPLAKRSPISPSSSNRGAGAAPIVPKDEETQQETLQQVGTKTFFLRNGTWIESEITVEEEKTATVIKMMTDEYFTFARNQTPEVNRYLNLDRTTIVKIGNQVYRIER
- a CDS encoding MFS transporter; translated protein: MHQNDRVFNRLTIVAALGYFVDLYDMALYNLVKKESLMALGFVGQALTDAEISLFSWQNAGMLFGGLLWGIAGDKRGRLTVLFGSIFLYSLANIANAFVTDYYTYALCRLLAGIGLAGELGAGITLVSESLTKEKRGYGTMLVVGFGLLGGVTAAFCSRFLDWQTNYLVGGSMGLVLLLLRMGTFEPSMFLRTKMTTVDRGNFFMLLRQPRLAKYLWCITIGLPIWFCSGILIAFADRLALGSGVMGAITIANSAVFYNFGVSSGDFLSGWLSQVFKSRKRVIFGFQLGLLGIIFAYLLWPGLPQWAFYLFTWLIGLGAGYWAVFVTNAAEQFGTNIRSTVSNTVPNFVRGALVPMGWAFAFLYPKLGMTYAALVIGVAVSLLAMFATFQIEETFGKDLDYVEE